From Alienimonas californiensis, a single genomic window includes:
- a CDS encoding DUF1592 domain-containing protein, with protein sequence MIRRRSFAVALTCCAVLGGTARSGAAAEGGSDPAALRPLLDKFCVDCHGELYAENEFRLDAAALELSAQGGRLDDETLAALVKVHDRMKSGEMPPQEAPAAPSETLRGHSVAALEAMLHEADRLRQCEEGRTRLRRMTRGEYQHAVHDLLHIDVPLAGILPGDGVAHGFDRTVDALGTSSVLVDGYLEAAGVAVDAAGIIRPQPETVTERHSYLTHKKYENIRKPGNPVLLVLPDALAAFEPNYSPTELHSFKCEYPGRYRVKISAYAFNHDPARAEPVVYRTFKGEFNPADRTKTLVDHFAALPKPLDPPADWEPAPVEFETSFAEGETLKFVPYDIGYKIRQETPPHSTENAVAIRWVEITGPLMEETPSPAYRAVFGDNPVVWTNRAESEGKHWIKKTYAVHSDTPHEDVRRLLNRLATEAFRRPLRDGELDELFGLLDERIDAGVTFGEVMKLGVTAILCDPAFLTIGGESGRDTDFVPTPEGETPAPQPLEPHALASRLSFMLWGSIPDAALRAKADDGSLSDPAVYRAEAERLLADPKHERFNRDFLDQWLDLAWIDASVPDPGLAPEYDEALHPAMVEETRRTFEYMLDENRPAREIADADWAILNARLATHYGFDPAELGLDPVGFQKVSLPADSVRGGFLTQAAIAKVTANGTHTSPVLRGQFVMDAILGLPIPPPPPNIPAVEPDIRGAETIREILAAHRADPACATCHKKMDPAGFAMEQMDVVGTYRERYRLPRGPGERIESQVGNRKIRIFVALEVNPADTLPDGRSFLNLKEFKALLAEDDRQLARSLAEKWLIYGTGEGCGFADRRAVDTILDEAAPDDYGLRTLLLATVCSDAFKRR encoded by the coding sequence GTGATTCGTCGCCGCTCGTTCGCCGTCGCTCTGACCTGCTGCGCCGTGCTCGGGGGGACGGCGCGCTCCGGGGCCGCCGCGGAAGGCGGGTCGGACCCGGCGGCGCTGCGGCCGCTGCTCGATAAGTTCTGCGTGGACTGCCATGGGGAGCTGTACGCCGAGAACGAATTCCGCCTCGACGCCGCCGCGTTGGAGTTGTCCGCCCAGGGGGGCCGGCTGGACGACGAGACGCTCGCGGCGCTGGTCAAGGTGCACGACCGGATGAAGAGCGGCGAGATGCCTCCGCAGGAAGCCCCCGCCGCCCCCAGCGAGACGCTCCGGGGCCACTCCGTCGCCGCGTTGGAGGCGATGCTGCACGAGGCCGACCGCCTGCGGCAGTGCGAAGAGGGCCGCACCCGCCTGCGGCGGATGACCCGCGGCGAGTACCAGCACGCGGTTCACGACCTATTGCACATCGACGTCCCGCTGGCCGGCATCCTGCCGGGCGACGGCGTCGCCCACGGGTTCGACCGCACCGTCGACGCGCTGGGCACCAGCTCTGTGCTGGTAGACGGCTACCTGGAGGCGGCCGGCGTCGCCGTGGACGCCGCCGGGATCATCCGCCCGCAGCCGGAGACCGTCACCGAACGGCACAGCTACCTCACGCACAAGAAGTACGAGAACATCCGCAAGCCGGGCAATCCGGTGCTGCTCGTCCTGCCGGACGCCCTCGCCGCGTTCGAGCCCAACTACAGCCCCACGGAGCTGCACAGCTTCAAATGCGAATACCCCGGCCGCTACCGGGTGAAGATCAGCGCCTACGCCTTCAACCACGACCCGGCCCGGGCGGAGCCGGTGGTCTACCGAACCTTCAAAGGCGAGTTCAATCCGGCGGACCGGACGAAGACGCTGGTCGATCACTTCGCCGCCCTCCCCAAACCGCTCGATCCGCCGGCGGACTGGGAGCCGGCGCCGGTCGAGTTCGAAACGAGCTTCGCCGAGGGGGAGACGCTGAAGTTCGTCCCCTACGACATCGGCTACAAGATCCGGCAGGAGACCCCGCCGCACTCCACGGAGAACGCAGTCGCGATCCGGTGGGTCGAGATCACAGGCCCATTGATGGAGGAGACGCCCTCACCGGCCTACCGCGCCGTCTTCGGCGACAACCCGGTCGTCTGGACGAACCGGGCGGAGTCCGAGGGCAAGCACTGGATTAAAAAGACCTACGCCGTTCACTCCGACACGCCGCACGAGGACGTCCGCCGCCTGCTGAACCGACTGGCGACCGAGGCCTTCCGCCGGCCGCTCCGCGACGGGGAGCTGGACGAATTATTCGGTCTGCTGGACGAACGGATCGACGCCGGGGTGACCTTCGGCGAGGTGATGAAGCTGGGGGTGACTGCGATCCTGTGCGACCCGGCGTTCCTGACGATCGGCGGCGAATCCGGCCGCGACACGGACTTCGTCCCCACCCCCGAAGGCGAAACCCCGGCCCCGCAACCGCTGGAGCCGCACGCGCTCGCCAGCCGGCTCAGCTTCATGCTGTGGGGTTCGATCCCCGACGCCGCGTTGCGGGCGAAGGCGGACGACGGCTCCCTCAGCGATCCGGCCGTCTACCGGGCCGAGGCGGAGCGGCTGCTGGCCGACCCGAAGCACGAGCGCTTCAACCGGGACTTCCTCGATCAGTGGCTCGATCTGGCCTGGATCGACGCCAGCGTGCCGGACCCCGGCCTGGCGCCGGAGTACGACGAGGCGCTGCACCCCGCGATGGTCGAGGAGACCCGCCGCACCTTCGAATACATGCTGGACGAGAACCGCCCGGCCCGGGAGATCGCCGACGCCGACTGGGCGATCCTCAACGCCCGGCTGGCGACGCACTACGGCTTCGATCCGGCGGAGCTGGGGCTCGATCCGGTCGGGTTCCAGAAAGTCTCGCTGCCGGCGGACAGCGTGCGGGGGGGCTTCCTCACGCAGGCGGCGATCGCCAAGGTCACGGCGAACGGCACGCACACCAGCCCGGTGCTACGGGGGCAGTTCGTGATGGACGCGATCCTCGGCCTGCCGATTCCGCCCCCGCCGCCGAACATCCCCGCCGTGGAGCCGGACATCCGCGGGGCGGAGACGATCCGCGAGATCCTCGCCGCCCACCGGGCCGACCCCGCCTGTGCGACCTGCCACAAGAAGATGGACCCGGCCGGCTTCGCGATGGAGCAGATGGACGTGGTCGGCACCTACCGCGAACGCTACCGCCTGCCGCGGGGGCCGGGGGAGCGGATTGAATCGCAGGTGGGCAACCGCAAGATTCGCATCTTCGTTGCCCTCGAGGTGAACCCTGCGGACACCCTGCCGGACGGCCGGTCGTTCTTGAACCTGAAGGAGTTCAAGGCGCTGCTGGCCGAGGACGACCGACAGCTCGCCCGCAGCCTTGCGGAGAAATGGTTGATCTACGGCACCGGCGAGGGCTGCGGCTTCGCCGATCGCCGGGCCGTCGACACGATCCTCGACGAGGCCGCCCCGGACGACTACGGCCTCCGCACCCTGCTGCTGGCGACGGTGTGCAGCGACGCTTTTAAACGTCGCTGA
- a CDS encoding DUF1552 domain-containing protein gives MSRRTLLRGAGVAMALPLLERFAPGALRASDGRGPGRMVCLCATLGLHQPLFTPEGTGRGYKMSPYLEPLARHRDDFTVFSGLSHPEVDGGHSSEASFLTAAPDPASSNFRNSISLDQYALDYLNPDTRFPHLTLGIAGPSLSWTRAGVQIPAQNSPSKLFEALFLDGSEEQKQARTAAITNGRSVLDVVAARAKRLHDRSPAGDRRTLDQYFTSVRELEQRMQASEAWVTKPKPRVDYKQPEDVKDRADFVAKQTLMYDMMRLALQTDSTRVITLMLSGNNLVPPLDGIDVDWHNLSHHGKDPEKIAQLRHIELEEMRLLAGFLDSLADTPELGGGVGGRLLDSTLVLFGSNLGDASMHDTRNMPMLLAGGSALGVKHAGHLAFDKEDHPPLCNLYVTMLQALGVETDRFATGTSTLTGLELG, from the coding sequence TTGTCCCGACGTACGCTGCTCCGCGGCGCCGGCGTGGCGATGGCGTTGCCGTTGCTCGAACGCTTCGCCCCGGGGGCGCTGCGGGCGTCGGACGGCCGCGGGCCGGGGCGGATGGTCTGCCTGTGCGCCACGCTGGGCCTGCACCAGCCGCTGTTCACCCCGGAGGGAACCGGCCGCGGCTACAAGATGTCGCCGTACCTGGAGCCGTTGGCCCGGCACCGGGACGACTTCACCGTGTTCAGCGGGCTGTCGCACCCGGAGGTCGACGGCGGGCACAGCAGCGAGGCCAGCTTCCTGACGGCCGCCCCGGACCCGGCCTCCAGCAATTTCCGGAACAGCATCAGCCTGGACCAGTACGCGCTGGACTACCTGAACCCGGACACCCGCTTCCCGCACCTGACCCTCGGCATCGCCGGGCCGAGCCTCAGTTGGACGCGGGCCGGCGTGCAGATCCCTGCTCAGAACAGCCCGAGCAAACTGTTCGAGGCGCTGTTCCTCGACGGCTCCGAGGAGCAGAAACAGGCTCGCACCGCGGCCATCACCAACGGTCGCAGCGTGTTGGACGTCGTCGCCGCTCGCGCCAAACGGCTGCACGACCGCAGCCCGGCCGGCGACCGCCGGACGCTGGATCAGTACTTCACCAGCGTCCGGGAACTCGAACAGCGGATGCAGGCCTCCGAGGCCTGGGTCACCAAGCCGAAGCCGCGGGTGGATTATAAACAGCCGGAGGACGTGAAGGACCGGGCGGACTTCGTCGCCAAGCAGACGTTGATGTACGACATGATGCGGCTGGCCCTGCAAACGGACAGCACGCGGGTGATCACGCTGATGCTCTCCGGCAACAACCTCGTCCCGCCGCTCGACGGCATCGACGTCGACTGGCACAACCTCTCCCACCACGGCAAGGACCCGGAGAAGATCGCCCAGCTCCGCCATATCGAATTGGAGGAGATGCGGCTGCTGGCCGGCTTCCTGGACTCCCTCGCCGACACCCCGGAACTCGGCGGCGGGGTCGGCGGGCGACTGCTGGACTCCACACTGGTGCTGTTCGGCTCGAACCTCGGCGACGCCTCGATGCACGACACCCGCAATATGCCGATGCTCCTCGCCGGCGGCTCGGCCCTCGGGGTGAAGCACGCCGGGCACCTGGCCTTCGACAAGGAAGACCACCCGCCGCTGTGCAACTTGTACGTGACCATGTTGCAGGCCCTCGGCGTGGAGACCGACCGCTTCGCCACCGGCACGAGCACGTTGACCGGGCTGGAACTCGGGTGA
- a CDS encoding Uma2 family endonuclease, which translates to MSAPAVPVVPPPERDAPARRRPYRPGLTVADLSERFGPIPASRILGDPPPGEATVADWEAANRRGRGLYELIDGTLIEKAVSDLSSSIGLTIGALLWNFVTPRRLGHLHGADGFFNLPDGLRAPDVSFTPAADRPDGLQARGFSDVPPALVVEVLSPGNTAQEMRRKRAVYFAAGVVRVWEVDPETRTATVWRGPDDSATFRHGDALPGEPVLPGLQLKLSDLFPAG; encoded by the coding sequence ATGTCCGCTCCCGCCGTTCCCGTCGTCCCGCCGCCCGAGAGGGACGCCCCCGCGCGTCGCCGCCCCTACCGGCCGGGGCTCACCGTCGCGGACCTGAGCGAACGGTTCGGCCCGATCCCGGCGTCGCGCATCCTGGGAGACCCTCCCCCGGGCGAAGCGACCGTGGCGGACTGGGAAGCGGCGAACCGGCGCGGCCGAGGCCTGTACGAGCTGATTGACGGCACCTTAATCGAGAAGGCCGTGAGCGACCTGTCCTCCTCCATCGGCCTCACGATCGGGGCGTTGCTGTGGAACTTCGTGACCCCGCGACGCCTGGGTCACCTGCACGGGGCCGACGGCTTCTTCAATCTGCCGGACGGCCTGCGGGCGCCGGACGTCTCTTTCACCCCCGCGGCGGACCGGCCGGACGGATTGCAGGCGCGGGGCTTCAGCGACGTGCCGCCGGCGTTGGTGGTTGAGGTGCTGTCCCCGGGCAATACGGCGCAGGAGATGCGGCGGAAGCGGGCGGTCTACTTCGCCGCCGGCGTGGTCCGGGTGTGGGAGGTGGACCCGGAAACGCGCACCGCGACCGTCTGGCGGGGACCGGACGATTCGGCGACGTTCCGCCACGGCGACGCCCTGCCCGGGGAGCCGGTGTTGCCGGGCCTTCAGTTGAAGCTCTCCGACCTCTTCCCGGCGGGGTGA
- a CDS encoding ClpP family protease has product MRDPLSNLSGNGLGGFDPVRSPQLNRGGPAQQRQMTIGDLLLENRIIFLAGPIMDESANLAVMKLLYLQSENRKQDIHLYVNSPGGSVTATMAIYDTMRFVDCDVCTYCVGLAASGGAIVLAGGTKGKRYALPHAKMMIHQPHGEVGGQVSDIEIQAEDIIATRHTLNQILANHTGQDIETIARDTERDRYLTAKAAVEYGLIDEVLQKQHDAETSPG; this is encoded by the coding sequence ATGCGCGACCCCCTTTCGAACCTTTCCGGAAACGGGCTCGGCGGGTTCGACCCGGTCCGGAGCCCGCAGTTGAACCGCGGCGGGCCGGCCCAGCAGCGGCAGATGACCATCGGGGACCTGCTCCTCGAGAACCGGATCATCTTCCTCGCCGGCCCGATCATGGACGAGTCGGCGAACCTCGCCGTGATGAAGCTGCTGTATCTCCAGAGCGAGAACCGCAAGCAGGACATCCACCTGTACGTCAACAGCCCCGGCGGCAGCGTGACCGCCACGATGGCGATCTACGACACGATGCGGTTCGTCGACTGCGACGTGTGCACCTACTGCGTCGGCCTGGCGGCCAGCGGCGGGGCGATCGTGCTGGCCGGCGGCACCAAGGGCAAACGCTACGCCCTGCCGCACGCCAAGATGATGATCCACCAGCCGCACGGCGAAGTCGGCGGGCAGGTGAGCGACATCGAGATCCAGGCGGAGGACATCATCGCCACCCGCCACACGCTGAACCAGATCCTCGCCAACCACACCGGCCAGGACATCGAGACGATCGCCCGGGACACCGAACGCGACCGCTACCTCACCGCCAAGGCCGCCGTCGAATACGGCCTGATCGACGAGGTCCTGCAAAAGCAGCACGATGCCGAGACCAGCCCCGGCTGA
- a CDS encoding ATP-dependent Clp protease proteolytic subunit, whose translation MTTLVPYVIDKQGRDERAMDIYSRLLRDRIVIMGTQVNDQVANSLVAQFLYLQFEDPKADIHFYINSPGGSVTAGMAIYDTMQFISCDVATYCLGQAASMGALLLTAGAAGKRFALPNSRIMIHQPLAGFQGTATDLDIHAKEVIRTKRRMNEILQKHTGRDLEELERDTDRDKFLSAAEAAEYGLIDKVVEDLSGAGVAPTGD comes from the coding sequence ATGACCACCCTCGTTCCCTACGTCATCGACAAGCAGGGCCGCGACGAGCGGGCGATGGACATCTACTCCCGGCTGCTCCGGGACCGGATCGTCATCATGGGCACCCAGGTCAACGACCAGGTCGCCAACAGCCTCGTCGCCCAGTTCCTCTACCTGCAGTTTGAGGATCCGAAGGCGGACATCCACTTCTACATCAACTCGCCCGGCGGGTCGGTGACGGCGGGGATGGCCATCTACGACACGATGCAGTTCATCTCCTGCGACGTGGCGACCTACTGCCTCGGCCAAGCCGCCAGCATGGGCGCCCTGCTCCTCACCGCCGGCGCAGCGGGCAAACGGTTCGCCCTGCCGAACAGCCGGATCATGATCCACCAGCCGCTCGCCGGGTTCCAGGGGACGGCGACGGACCTGGACATCCACGCCAAGGAGGTCATCCGCACGAAGCGCCGGATGAACGAGATCCTCCAGAAGCACACCGGCCGCGATCTGGAAGAGCTGGAGCGGGACACCGACCGCGACAAGTTCCTCTCCGCCGCCGAAGCCGCGGAGTACGGGCTGATCGACAAGGTCGTGGAAGACCTCTCCGGCGCCGGCGTGGCCCCCACCGGCGACTGA